cttttttgttttgttttgtttttttttaaattaatcgTGGGATAAGTGGACTATGTTGGAATTAGATGTGTTTATGAAATTTGTTACAATAACAAATTTGAATGAATAGCTACGGACCTAATACAGGAGAATATTTTGTGTTTCCTAGCTTTTACTTTTATCTGATTCAATGGTAACCGAAAGAGGGGGAAAATTTGCAAATTTGGCAACATCTCATCTTAAATGTCAATTGGGCAAGGTTGACTATGTATACTTTATGACTAATTTGGAGCCGTATTGAAATGTTGCATAACTTTTCATATACTATATTTTTTCGAACAATATTGTAATGCTTTGGATTCATTTAGATTTGACGATAGAAACTTATTGGTGTGATGTCCTTGTAGAATTGCGATTTATGGTTATAAGTTTACTGATATATTTCTCTGATGTAGATTCTTGACGACCGGAACCATTAGGAGATTTGCTGATTGCATTCACTCAAGTCCAAAAACCGCCAGGTTAGGGGCAGCTCATAGCTTGGTGGGATGTCCAGTTGGACTCCCTTACATCCTGCGCCAATTGTATTCGCATTCAAAGGTTTCTTATAGAGGATTTTCTTCATGCACAATACGTGAAGGCAGGCAGACATTGTGGAAAACTGGGAACCTTAAAAAAGTAGCGTTCTACTCAACAAGTAACCCAGTTCCTTATCATGCTCGTATTCCATGGAGGAGGCTTGCTCATATTTGTTCCTACAGCAGTCCGTTAAGTAGAATTGCATGTGCTGTGAGCCTTGCTTTGACCCGATCAAAGCTGGTAGTTCCAGGTATTTTGGCTTTCATTGTTGGAGAGCTGGGATGGAAACGAGGTTTTAGGGCTGAGGCAGAAGGCTTCCCAACTGGGGATTTTTTCTACACACAAGCACAATTTGGACACGTTCACCTGacttctttcattttcttgcttttggaggGTTTAATGTTGTTTCTGAGAGCAATATATTTAGGGATATTGTTCTCCCCTTGCATTTTTATGGCTCCCTTTGCTGAATCCCTTGGTTCTGAGTATAGGAAGACGTGGCTACAGACAGTTCGCATTACATTAGAAAAGGCAGGTCCAGCATTTATTAAATGGGGTCAGTgggcagcaacaaggccagatcTATTTGCAAGTGATCTGTGTAATGAGCTTGCGGAATTGCACACCAAAGCACCAGCACATAGTTATGCACATACAAGAAGAACGATTGAAAATGCTTTTGGTCGCAATATTGCTGatatttttgataattttgaaGAGGAGCCTGTAGCATCTGGTAGTATTGCTCAAGTTCATCGGGCTACCCTGAGATTCCGCTATCCTGGCAAACGAGGAAAGCCTGTTCTTGTTGCCGTAAAAGTTAGACATCCTGGTGTTAGTGAGGCTATTAGGAGAGACTTCGTATTGATCAATTTATTTGCTAAAGCTTCTCAATTCATTCCTACACTGAAATGGATGAGACTGGATGAAAGCATACAACAGTTTGCCGTCTTTATGATGTCCCAAGTTGATCTTGCAAGAGAGGCAGCTAATTTGAATCGTTTCATCTACAATTTCAGGCAATGGAAGGATGTTTCCTTCCCGAGACCACTATATCCTTTGGTGCATCCTGCTGTTCTGATTGAAACATATGAGCATGGCGAAAACATCCTGCACTATGTTGACAAGCTTGAAGGGCATGGGCACATTAAAAGTTCCTTGGCTCACATTGGCACTAATGCAATGTTAAAAATGCTTTTGGTATGATTACTGCTTTCCACTTGAAGGTCCACTGTTCTTAGCACTGTTTTTATTAACTGTATTGATTTCCTTCACTGATGCTAAGAAGTTGGGTAAGGCATTCTTGAGCAGAACTATCACCTTTCTTCGTATGAAAGATATGAAAAACAGAGCTATCAAAGAAATGATGACCAGATGTAAGCCATGCTCCAT
Above is a genomic segment from Coffea eugenioides isolate CCC68of chromosome 5, Ceug_1.0, whole genome shotgun sequence containing:
- the LOC113772399 gene encoding probable serine/threonine-protein kinase abkC isoform X2 yields the protein MAISRFLTTGTIRRFADCIHSSPKTARQTLWKTGNLKKVAFYSTSNPVPYHARIPWRRLAHICSYSSPLSRIACAVSLALTRSKLVVPGILAFIVGELGWKRGFRAEAEGFPTGDFFYTQAQFGHVHLTSFIFLLLEGLMLFLRAIYLGILFSPCIFMAPFAESLGSEYRKTWLQTVRITLEKAGPAFIKWGQWAATRPDLFASDLCNELAELHTKAPAHSYAHTRRTIENAFGRNIADIFDNFEEEPVASGSIAQVHRATLRFRYPGKRGKPVLVAVKVRHPGVSEAIRRDFVLINLFAKASQFIPTLKWMRLDESIQQFAVFMMSQVDLAREAANLNRFIYNFRQWKDVSFPRPLYPLVHPAVLIETYEHGENILHYVDKLEGHGHIKSSLAHIGTNAMLKMLLVDNFIHADMHPGNILVRVSDGEALNKGLFKSRPHVIFLDVGMTAELSQKDRITLLEFFKAVALRDGRTAAECTLRLSKQQHCPNPKAFIQAVENTFNFWATDEGSSFHPADCMQQMLEQVRRHQVNIDGNACTVMVTMLVLEGWQRKLDPDYDVLRALQTLLFKVDWEESLFYTIEGLMAP
- the LOC113772399 gene encoding probable serine/threonine-protein kinase abkC isoform X1, with translation MAISRFLTTGTIRRFADCIHSSPKTARLGAAHSLVGCPVGLPYILRQLYSHSKVSYRGFSSCTIREGRQTLWKTGNLKKVAFYSTSNPVPYHARIPWRRLAHICSYSSPLSRIACAVSLALTRSKLVVPGILAFIVGELGWKRGFRAEAEGFPTGDFFYTQAQFGHVHLTSFIFLLLEGLMLFLRAIYLGILFSPCIFMAPFAESLGSEYRKTWLQTVRITLEKAGPAFIKWGQWAATRPDLFASDLCNELAELHTKAPAHSYAHTRRTIENAFGRNIADIFDNFEEEPVASGSIAQVHRATLRFRYPGKRGKPVLVAVKVRHPGVSEAIRRDFVLINLFAKASQFIPTLKWMRLDESIQQFAVFMMSQVDLAREAANLNRFIYNFRQWKDVSFPRPLYPLVHPAVLIETYEHGENILHYVDKLEGHGHIKSSLAHIGTNAMLKMLLVDNFIHADMHPGNILVRVSDGEALNKGLFKSRPHVIFLDVGMTAELSQKDRITLLEFFKAVALRDGRTAAECTLRLSKQQHCPNPKAFIQAVENTFNFWATDEGSSFHPADCMQQMLEQVRRHQVNIDGNACTVMVTMLVLEGWQRKLDPDYDVLRALQTLLFKVDWEESLFYTIEGLMAP